CCGGTAGAATCCCTGAACTGCCCTGCGATCATCTCTGGCGGATTGGAGCCGAGAAGAATCTCGCGTATCTCGTCGTCGGTGACTGAAATACCAAGCCGGACGAGTTCCTTGTCCACGAGCGCCTGCTGCACGAGCATGTTCCACACTTGCGTACGGAGTTGACGCTCAGTTTCATCGTCTGGATCGGCACTGGTCTGCTTCTTATATGATTCGGTTTGCTGTTTTAGCAGCTCGCTGAATTCCCGAAAACTGATCTTCGCTCCATTGACCGTCCCGATGTGGTCTTTTTCGGTGAGTCCCTTTCCCTTCCTACCGGTAATGTCCATTCCCCAGTCAAGGACGATGTAAACGATGAAGAAAACGGCGAAGACGGCGAACGCCTTTGTCAAATTGTCTCGGATCTTGGTCATCAACGGCATAACGTCTACATCTCCATAGTTGAATGCGAAAAGTTGGAACGCGGATTGTAAATATAGCCGTGAAACCCTTGAAATGCAACGATTTTCTTATTGACTTTACAGGCACATTGGTTTATATTTTGATTCGCTTTTCAAACCTTTTCACCTCCAGTTCGCATTCGATGTGAGTTGATTATTCCTCCCACAACGGTGCCTGAGAGATTGATTATCGATTTAGCTCGGAGAACGATTTGTGAGAAACCAATTATCGAGAATCTTTTTGATTCTTGCGGCTGTCGTTGTGTCGCTGATTTTTCTGTATCCAACCTACCAGGATTACAGCTACCGCAAGAAGCTTTCCGCGCTGTCAGGGCAGGATAGCATCGCCTACCTTGACCAGAATCAGGAAGGCATCCTTGCTGCAAAACTGAAACGTATCAAGCTAGGACTTGACCTCCAGGGAGGCATGCGTGTCGTCCTGGAAGTAGACGTCATTCAGTTAATCGATGACCTGGCGAAAAACAAAGACGACAATTTCCGCGCGATCGTCAAGGAAGTGCGCGACCAGTCGGTTAACAACGATGAATCGGTCATTCCTGTGTTCGGGAAGAAATTCCAGGAACGCGGCATCCGCATGAGCCGATACTTCGGCAACATCCGTGATGCCGATAACACGATTCTTGCTCAACTCGACGGTGAGACGGGCAAAGCAATTGATCGTGCAATTGAAATTGTCCGGAACCGCGTCGACCAGTACCGAGTGTCCGAACCGAATATTCAGAAACAGGGAACGCGACGAATTATCGTTGAGCTCCCAGGCGTGAAGGACGAACGGGAAGTACAAAGCCTCCTCCAGGGAACGGCGCTGCTCGAGTTCCGCCTTCTCCGCGACCCCCAGGTGTCTTACAAGGTCATGGAGTCTATTGATAACTACCTCTCGGGAAAGATACCCGGAGATACCACCAGTGCTGCAAAAACAGCGCAAAAAGAGGAAAAACCCAAGGACGCGCTCGATGAACTGCTGGGAAACAACAAGCCTTCCTCCACCGATACAACGCAGGAAGCCAGGTTCATCCGCGAACATCCGTTCTTCGCCTATGTTACGCCCGATCAAAGAAGTACAGGAGAGGGTTTTGTCCTCGACATCAACCGCGATCGCGTCAGACGGCTGCTCGATCGCCCCGACGTTCAACGGTTGATCCCCCCCGATTTCGAGTTCCTCTGGTCGAATAAGACAGACCCCACACCGGAAGGTAAGAAGTTCTACCATCTCTATGCAGTCAAGAAAGCGGCAGAATTGACAGGCAAAGTCATCGTGGATGCCAGGGCTAGCGTAGATCAGGAAACCAACCGTCCGATCGTGAACATGGAAATGAATTCGGAAGGTTCTCGTGATTGGGCCCGGATTACAGGCGCCAACGTGAACAAGCGCATTGCGATCGTTCTTGATAAGGCTGTGTTTTCCGCACCGAATGTGATCAACAAGATTACAGGCGGGCATTCCCAGATCACCGGCATGGAAAGTCCGAATGAAGCCCGGCTGCTGGAAATCGTCCTCAAGGCTGGCGCTCTTCCAGCTCCCGTTGCCATCATCCAACATGGTTTAGTCGGATCGTCGCTCGGCGAAGATTCGATCCGTTCAGGGTTGACGGCAGTCGTGCTTGCGACTATCCTCACGGTACTGTTCATGGTCGTATATTACCATACGTCAGGAGCAGTCGCAGACATCGCGCTGCTTTTCAATCTGCTGTTCATTCTGGGCGTGATGGCCGGCTTCTCGGCGACTCTCACGTTGCCAGGGATTGCAGGCATCCTGATTACGATTGGTGTCGCCGTCGACGCGAACGTACTGATCAATGAGCGCGTGCGCGAGGAACTCGCAGGGGGAAAAACGCTGAGGGCATCGATCGATGCCGGTTACAAGCGTGCATGGACGGCTATCATTGATGCTCACGTGACCTCGTTCCTAACCGGTGTCATTTTGTATCAGTTCGGCACAGGCGCCGTGCAGGGATTTGCCATGACCTTGATGATCGGAATCGCGGCAAGTCTGTTCAGCTCAATCGTAATCACTCACGTGATCATTAATATCATGCTCGACAAAGGTGTCCACCCGAACTTTGGGTAGACGACCAAGACCCGACCTGCAGACAGTATTTTGTCACAATTGATTCTCCAGAAGGAGTTTGAAACTCAATGCGGCTTTTCAAGAAAACAAATATCGATTTCATGGGGATTCGCGGAAAGATGTACATCCTCTCTTCCACGATCATTCTGCTCGGCATGATTTCTCTCTTCGTCAAAGGCGTCAATTACGGCATAGATTTCCGCGGCGGAACCGAGCTTGTGCTTTCCTTCAATGCCACTCCTGACTACGGCGTCCTGCGCTCGGCGCTCATGAAAGCGGGCCTTCCTGACTGCGAGATCAAATCTTTCGGCAGTGATCAAACGATCCTGATCCGAACCTCCAAGCAGGAAGAAGGCTTAGCGGTCGCCAACAGGATCAAGGAATCGATCCAGACCGATCTCTCCAACCTCAAATTCTCGGTCCTTCGCCAGGATAAAATCGGACCCAAGGTCGGCAAAGAACTCCGCACCAGCGCTATCTATTCGGTGCTGGCAACACTGGCAGTGATCCTTTGCTACATTGCTATTCGGTACAAGTTCATCTACGGCTTTGGAGCGGTCCTCTCACTCTATCACGATGTTCTGCTGACACTGGGCATCATTTCTGTGCTTGACGGTGTGATCCCTCACCTCAACCTTGAAATCACACAGGAGATTATCGCCGCCTTTCTGACGCTCATCGGCCTCTCCGTGAACGATACAGTCGTTGTTTTTGATCGTATCCGGGAGAATTCGAAGATCTATCGCAGCTTGTCGCTCGGCGAAGTGATGAATAGGAGCCTCAACGATACACTGAGTCGAACCATTATCACGTCCGGCACCATACTCGTGGCACTCCTTGTTCTCCTCTTTGTCGGCGGCGAGGTCACCCGGGGGTTTGCTTTCACGCTGACGATCGGCATCATCACCGGCACCTATTCATCGATCTATATCGCCAGCGCAATCGTGCTCGACTACACGCTCAGCAGGAAGAAGTCGCAATAGTCAGGATATCGGATTTTCGAAGCATTGCCTGTTATGTAGCGCCATAATAAAGACATCCGGAACAACCAAAGGATCAGCGAATGAAACTCAAGATCAAAGAAGTCAAAGGAGTCGTGCTTATCGAATTGAAGGGCAATGTGATGGGTGGACCCGATGCGTCATCTTTGAACGAGGAGCTGCACAAGCTGATTGATGCGGGAAAAAGCAAGGTGGTAGTTGATCTTGGAGAAGTGAAGTTCATGAACAGCTCCGGTCTCGGCATGCTGATCGGCGCACTGACGACGGTCCGGAATGCCGGCGGCAACCTGAAACTTGCACGCGCTTCAGACAAGATCGAGCAACTGTTGATTGTGACAAAACTCGTGACGGTCTTCGAGCACTTCGATGCCGTTGATGAGGCGCTCGCTTCCTTCAAGTAAGGAGTTCGTCTTCGACACTTTCATCAAGAGCGGATCACTGTGATTCGCTCTTTTAGTTTCGCCTTCACTGTATGAAACTCCGCATTCTCATTCTGACGGCTGCAATACTCCTCGCATCGTGCTCGCGGGAAAACAAGCAGGAAACGCGCGGACCCATCACCAGAATAGATGATGTTGGCCACTCCGTCTCGCTGCAGCGCACCCCCCGACGCATAGTCTCGCTCGCACCCAGCATCACGGAAACGCTGTTTGCTCTCGGACTTGATTCTTCTATCGTCGGTGTCACCGATTACTGCGATTCTCCGCCTGCCGCAAAGCTGAAAACCAGCATCGGAGGCATGATGAATCCCGACGTCGAACGCATCCTCGCTCTCCATCCCGATCTTGTGCTGATGTCCGGCTCGGGCAACACAAAATCAGATTACGAGAAGCTCGCCTCCGCCGGCGTCACGGTGTTTGTTTCGTATCCACGAACTCTCGAGGGCATCTTCAAGTCCATCAGCGACGCCGGATATCTGACCTCCAGCACGGCACATGCGGATTCACTTCTCCGGCTTCTTCGCCAACGCACAGAAGATCTCGTCTGCAGGGCGGCCACTCAGCCAAAGAAGTCGGTCCTGATGCTCCTCTCCCTGAGCCCGATTGTCGCGATAGGCCCGGGGACCTTTCTCGACGAAATGCTCACTCTGGCAAACAGCGACAACATCGCACACAACGCCGCGACGGCATATCCGCTGCTCAGCCGGGAGGAAATTCTGCGACGCCAGCCGGACGTCATCATTGCCACGAATGACATCGTGCACTCCACCGACGACATCCTGTCTTTCTACCCGGAATGGAAATCCCTTCCAGCAATCCGCCAAAAGAGAGTGGGCATTGTCGATGCGAGCATCGTCAGCAGGCCAGGACCCCGCATCGTGAACGGGCTTGAGGCGCTCGTGCATGTGCTTCACCCTTCCCGCTAATCCGCAAAAGCTCTGAATTCTTGCTTTTCTTCAATGATAAGAATACATTCAACGTGCCCGTGGCATACATACCAACCAATGATCTCTAAGCACTGACAACTATGACAGACTCTTCAAAATCACTCTTCGTGGCTGTGGCGGGAAATATCGGCGCCGGAAAGTCCTCTCTGACCCGGCTCCTCGCCGGCCGATTCGGCTGGAAGCCGTATTTCGAATCAGTGGATGACAATCCGTATCTTCCCGATTTCTATGCGGATATGTCGCGCTGGTCGTTCCATCTTCAGATCTACTTCCTTGCGAACCGTTTCAAACATCACAAGCGGATGACAGAATCTGGCGATCCGGTCATCCAGGACCGTTCAATCTACGAGGATGCTGAGATCTTCGCGCGCAACCTCCATGATATCGGTAAGATGGATGATCGCGATTACAGCAACTATGTGTCGCTGTTCGAAGTCATGACCGATTATCTCAAATCCCCCGACCTGATGATCTACCTCCGGGCCTCCATCGACACGTTGGTCCAGCAGATTTCACGCCGGGGACGCTCATTTGAACAGAGCATCCCGCGAGAGTATCTCGAGCAGTTGAACAACCATTACGAGCGTTGGATCGCCAATTATCACCGCGGCCCGCTGCTCATCATCGAAAGCGACAATCTGGATTTTGTGAACAGAGACGGGGATCTGGAACAGATCTGTCGATCGGTGAAGGGAAAGCTGGATTCGATCCGCACGTGAGCTGCGCGGGTCAACCTGGCAACAACAGAAAAGGCATCTTCACGCGAAGTCGAGGATGCCTTTTTCTTTGTCGCTCGTTGAGGCGGTGTGCCGGTACCGCTACTTCTTCTCACCCGCAAGAAGTCTGGCGTATGCACCTTTGCTCTTGAGGAGTGTGGCTGCAACCTGAAGCTGGCGATCGTCTTTGAACGACGCCTGGATCGCTGTCTTTTCCCCCTTGAATCGCTCAATGATCTCCAGTTTCAATGCTCTGCGTACCTCTTTGTCATATCGCTCAAAAGCCCGGCCTTTCTCTTCGAGAATGATCTTCGCAAGCCGGTCGACCTCCTCATAGAACTGTTTTCCGTACCGCGCCTTTCCTGCTGACTCACGGAGCGCCTTGAGTTGAACCTCCGAGTCTTCTTCGTACTGGAAATCCTTCTCTTTGAGGAATGCGTCGAATTCGAGAACCAATGCATCCGTCACCTCAAGGTTCTCATGGAGATTTCTCTTCTCGGTTGCGAGATGGTTCGCGAACTTGAAGAGCATTGCCTTGCGTGCTAGTTCATCGAGGAGCTTACTCGACGGTTCATCGGCCACCGTTGTATCAGGCACAATTCCTTCGCCATCGAGCACAACCCGATTATGGGCTGTCCTGAATTTCTTCCGTGCGCTGTCCGGTTTCACAGTGAAGACACCATCTTTGGTCCGGTGGAAGTAGTCGACTTCCTGGATGCTCCGCCCGCTCGGTGTGTAGTACCGGCCAGACGTGATCTTGAGCGAGCTGTTTTCAGTAATCCGGGTGATTGTTTGCACCAGACCTTTTCCAAACGACCGCGTACCAACGATAACACCCCGGTCTACATCCTGTATGGCGGCCGCGACTATTTCGCTTGCGCTCGCACTCCCTCGATCAACCAGGACTGCAAGAGGGACATCCCCCAGCATCGGAGTTTCTGTTGAGTAGTATTTCCGTTCGGAATCAATCCTCCGCCCTTTCGTCGAAACGACAAGTGTGCTCTCAGGAAGGAACTTGGAAACCACATCGACTGCAATATCGAGCAATCCGCCGGGGTTGTCGCGCAAATCGAGAACCACGCCTTTGATCGACCCTTTGCTCTGGAGATCTTTGATCGACGAGCGCACATCATCACCGGCTGTTCTCGAAAACCGTTCGAGTCTGATGTAGGCAATGCCATCCGAAACAAAGCCGGCGAAGGTCACATTCCGGACCGGGATCTCCTCCCGAATGAGCACAAATTCGAGCGGCTTAGGCTCTCCCTCCCTTTCGATTTTCATTTTCAGTGACGTCCCGGGGACACCCCGAACCAACTCTCGAACTTCCTCCGTCGAGCGAGATTTCAGAACTTTTCCGTCGATTTCCAGTATCCTGTCCCCGCTTTGGATGCCTTGCTTCGCGGCAGAGAACCCTTCCATTGGACTGATGACAGTAATGTATCCGTCCCGGAGTCCTATGGTAATGCCGACGCCGGCGTATTTCCCCGTCGTCACGAGGTCAAGTTCATCGGATTCTTTTTCGCCGAGATAGACTGTGTAGGGATCGAGCGTTTTCAGCATTCCATCGATTCCCGCGTGCATGAAGCGCTCCGGATCGATCGGATCGACATAGTTCAACGCGACGTCGGTATACACCTTCCCAAATACCCCGATCCATTGTCGGGTTTTCAGCATCAGATCATCATCACTTCTCCCAAAAAAGCCGACCAGGAATCCGCATGCGATGACAGCGATCGCCAGCAAACCCAGCGCTCTCACCGAGAGCGTCATGCGTTTCCCCAATACCGCGAGCCATCGGTGCCGTGTGTGATTCGTACTGCTTTCCTCTTTCCCTGAACCCATTCGCTTCTCCTCACTTGACTCTGTGATACTCCTGTTCAAATGACTCTGTGATACTCCTGTTCAAACCGGCTCCATACTTTCTTGTGGATTTCCTGGATATCAAGCGTGCCGTCAATGACCTCGAATCTGGGTTCGGATCTTGCCAGACTCAAGAATCCCCCGCGGGCCCGCTCATAGAATTCCCGGCCGCTCATTTCCATCCGGTCAGCGCCCGATTTTTGAAGGAGCATCCTGCGCTCGACCTCACCAACGGGGATGTCAATGAAGAATGTAATCGCAGGAATGAGACCGTGCGAAGCAAGCTGATTGACTGTCGAGATCGCCTCCAGAGGGAGGCCTCTTCCCCATCCCTGATACGCGGTCGTGGAATCGTAAAATCTGTCCAGGACGACGACCGTTCCCTGCTCCAACGTGGGTTTGATTATTTCGTGGACGAGCTGCGACCGACTCGCCGAGAACAGGAAGAGCTCGGTGTAATCGGACATTCCAAGGACGTTTCGGTCAAGCAGAATGGAGCGAATACGCTCGCCGATAGCTGTGCCCCCGGGATCTCTGACGACGAGGCTTCTCACACCCGCGCTTGTAAGTTTCTCGGAGAAGAGTCCGACCTGGGTCGATTTACCTGAGAAATCGAGCCCCTCGAACGTAATGAACATTGCCTGATGTTGATGACTCTTCATCATTTTGAAAAAGTAATCAAATTCGCACACGGATGCAAACAGAGATGCTTCCTCCGGTTGCAGCTCATACTTTTTTTAGGTATTTTTTGTGGTACGCTTCTTCTGATTCGGCTTTTGGACATACATTCATACGGGAGTTGTTCAGCCGTCACAGGCGAATCACCGACCACAGGTTTATGCAGCATGGCCAAAAGCACAAAGACCAATAGCGCCACCAGTACTTTCCCTTCCCGCGATCCTTCCAGCAAGTCTGAACAGAAACGAATTGAATCACGCGAAGAGGATGCCTTGCTGATCAGGCGCGCCCTTACAGGCGACCAGCGGTCATATAAGAAACTCCGCCAGAAGTACCACGAATCAATCTACAATCTCATCTACCGTATGATCCGCGACAAGGACGAAGTCGAGGATCTCACCCAGGAAGCGTTCATCAAGGCATTCATGTCTCTCTCGAGCTTCAACGATGAATTTGCCTTTTCAACCTGGCTTTACAAGATTGCGACGAACAACTGCATCGATTACATCCGACGCAAAAAGTTGCTGACCTTCTCTATCGACAAGCCAATCGAGTCGAAAGAAAGCGATTACACCTACGAGCTTCCCGATTCCACGTATGAGCCCGATCAGGACCTGATCGACAGGCAGCGGAAGAAGCTCCTGGAAGACGCCATCGATTCCCTCCCTGCGAAGTATCGCCATGTCATACACTTACGGCATGTTGAAGAGAAAGAGTATCAGGAAATTGCCGCAATCCTCAAACTTCCGTTGGGCACTGTCAAAGCTCACATTTTCCGCGCCCGTGAGATGCTGAACAAGTTCTTGCGCGACCGACTCCGCCATTACTAGTGACTTCCTGTAACTCCGCTTCCCTCTTTGCGTAAGCTTTGGTAGACCATTTTCTCTTAATCTACCGCGATGACACATTCATTCAAGAACAGTCGACTCGTCCTTGCCTCTCTCTGTGTGCTGGGGACTTCTCCAACCCTCACTGCATTTCAGCAAGAGGTCTTGCGTCGCGAAGTGACGCGAACTTCGGAGAAGGAAGTCGCGGTCTCGCTGGATGCATCGTTCGGAACATTCAACATTTTGAAAGGCGACCGGAACAAGATCGTGGCCGCTGAATACTGCAGAGAAGCTGACGACAAGCGCCAGCTCGAGATGTTCTATGACATTGAGGACGATCGCGGGAATCTCGAGATCAACTTGACTGATGAGAAGAGGCAGAAGGCGCGCCGTTCGTCATCCATCTCGTGGGAAGAGCTTAAGGGAGAACACAGCCATCCCGACGAACGACATCTGACAGCAAAATTCACAGATGCCGTTCCTCTCAGTATGAAAATTGGGGTCGGCGCCGGAAGGGCGATTCTCGATTTCACCGGTCTGAAAATGAAGAACCTCAAGGTTTCTGCCGGTGCAAGTTCGGCTGAACTTCATTGCGATGAGCCAAACACAATCTCGTGTGAGTACGTCACAATCGAATCAGGCGTCAGCAAATTCTCGGCAAGTCATTTGACAAACCTCAACTTCCGCAAGCTCAAGTTCAGCGGCGGCGTTGGGGCATATACGCTTGACTTCGCCGGCACGCTGCAACAAAAAGCATACGCAGAAGTCGAGGTCGGGCTCGGCGCAATCACGGTCTATGTCCCCAAGGCAACTCCCACGCGCATCATCACAGACGACAGCTGGTTTTCGAGCGTCGATGTCGATGACAATTACGAGAAGACCCGCAAGAACACGTACGAGAGCGAGAATTTCGCACAGAGCGAAAGAACCCTCACCATCAAGATCGGATCCGGACTCGGAAGTATCAAGGTTCGTTGCCGATAGCCGACACAATCTGAGTCATGGGGAACCCGGTTGTGGTTCCTTCCCTGAACACAAGCATTTCTCCCTGCCCGGTGGACTCCTCATCGGGCTTTTTCACGTACCGCCGAGCTGGTGGTCAGGAACGACATGGGGCTTTCGCGGGAGAGTTTTGCTTCCATCCGGGGAACTGACTCGTGATGTGCTTGCTTCGGACTGCCAGACAGGTCAGGTTCTAGCCAACACCAAAGTGGAAGAACTGGCCCCATGAATGGGGATGGCTGACATCGCGCGT
Above is a window of Ignavibacteriales bacterium DNA encoding:
- the secD gene encoding protein translocase subunit SecD → MRNQLSRIFLILAAVVVSLIFLYPTYQDYSYRKKLSALSGQDSIAYLDQNQEGILAAKLKRIKLGLDLQGGMRVVLEVDVIQLIDDLAKNKDDNFRAIVKEVRDQSVNNDESVIPVFGKKFQERGIRMSRYFGNIRDADNTILAQLDGETGKAIDRAIEIVRNRVDQYRVSEPNIQKQGTRRIIVELPGVKDEREVQSLLQGTALLEFRLLRDPQVSYKVMESIDNYLSGKIPGDTTSAAKTAQKEEKPKDALDELLGNNKPSSTDTTQEARFIREHPFFAYVTPDQRSTGEGFVLDINRDRVRRLLDRPDVQRLIPPDFEFLWSNKTDPTPEGKKFYHLYAVKKAAELTGKVIVDARASVDQETNRPIVNMEMNSEGSRDWARITGANVNKRIAIVLDKAVFSAPNVINKITGGHSQITGMESPNEARLLEIVLKAGALPAPVAIIQHGLVGSSLGEDSIRSGLTAVVLATILTVLFMVVYYHTSGAVADIALLFNLLFILGVMAGFSATLTLPGIAGILITIGVAVDANVLINERVREELAGGKTLRASIDAGYKRAWTAIIDAHVTSFLTGVILYQFGTGAVQGFAMTLMIGIAASLFSSIVITHVIINIMLDKGVHPNFG
- the secF gene encoding protein translocase subunit SecF, giving the protein MRLFKKTNIDFMGIRGKMYILSSTIILLGMISLFVKGVNYGIDFRGGTELVLSFNATPDYGVLRSALMKAGLPDCEIKSFGSDQTILIRTSKQEEGLAVANRIKESIQTDLSNLKFSVLRQDKIGPKVGKELRTSAIYSVLATLAVILCYIAIRYKFIYGFGAVLSLYHDVLLTLGIISVLDGVIPHLNLEITQEIIAAFLTLIGLSVNDTVVVFDRIRENSKIYRSLSLGEVMNRSLNDTLSRTIITSGTILVALLVLLFVGGEVTRGFAFTLTIGIITGTYSSIYIASAIVLDYTLSRKKSQ
- a CDS encoding STAS domain-containing protein codes for the protein MKLKIKEVKGVVLIELKGNVMGGPDASSLNEELHKLIDAGKSKVVVDLGEVKFMNSSGLGMLIGALTTVRNAGGNLKLARASDKIEQLLIVTKLVTVFEHFDAVDEALASFK
- a CDS encoding cobalamin-binding protein; translated protein: MKLRILILTAAILLASCSRENKQETRGPITRIDDVGHSVSLQRTPRRIVSLAPSITETLFALGLDSSIVGVTDYCDSPPAAKLKTSIGGMMNPDVERILALHPDLVLMSGSGNTKSDYEKLASAGVTVFVSYPRTLEGIFKSISDAGYLTSSTAHADSLLRLLRQRTEDLVCRAATQPKKSVLMLLSLSPIVAIGPGTFLDEMLTLANSDNIAHNAATAYPLLSREEILRRQPDVIIATNDIVHSTDDILSFYPEWKSLPAIRQKRVGIVDASIVSRPGPRIVNGLEALVHVLHPSR
- a CDS encoding deoxynucleoside kinase; translation: MTDSSKSLFVAVAGNIGAGKSSLTRLLAGRFGWKPYFESVDDNPYLPDFYADMSRWSFHLQIYFLANRFKHHKRMTESGDPVIQDRSIYEDAEIFARNLHDIGKMDDRDYSNYVSLFEVMTDYLKSPDLMIYLRASIDTLVQQISRRGRSFEQSIPREYLEQLNNHYERWIANYHRGPLLIIESDNLDFVNRDGDLEQICRSVKGKLDSIRT
- a CDS encoding S41 family peptidase — protein: MGSGKEESSTNHTRHRWLAVLGKRMTLSVRALGLLAIAVIACGFLVGFFGRSDDDLMLKTRQWIGVFGKVYTDVALNYVDPIDPERFMHAGIDGMLKTLDPYTVYLGEKESDELDLVTTGKYAGVGITIGLRDGYITVISPMEGFSAAKQGIQSGDRILEIDGKVLKSRSTEEVRELVRGVPGTSLKMKIEREGEPKPLEFVLIREEIPVRNVTFAGFVSDGIAYIRLERFSRTAGDDVRSSIKDLQSKGSIKGVVLDLRDNPGGLLDIAVDVVSKFLPESTLVVSTKGRRIDSERKYYSTETPMLGDVPLAVLVDRGSASASEIVAAAIQDVDRGVIVGTRSFGKGLVQTITRITENSSLKITSGRYYTPSGRSIQEVDYFHRTKDGVFTVKPDSARKKFRTAHNRVVLDGEGIVPDTTVADEPSSKLLDELARKAMLFKFANHLATEKRNLHENLEVTDALVLEFDAFLKEKDFQYEEDSEVQLKALRESAGKARYGKQFYEEVDRLAKIILEEKGRAFERYDKEVRRALKLEIIERFKGEKTAIQASFKDDRQLQVAATLLKSKGAYARLLAGEKK
- the tmk gene encoding dTMP kinase, which encodes MFITFEGLDFSGKSTQVGLFSEKLTSAGVRSLVVRDPGGTAIGERIRSILLDRNVLGMSDYTELFLFSASRSQLVHEIIKPTLEQGTVVVLDRFYDSTTAYQGWGRGLPLEAISTVNQLASHGLIPAITFFIDIPVGEVERRMLLQKSGADRMEMSGREFYERARGGFLSLARSEPRFEVIDGTLDIQEIHKKVWSRFEQEYHRVI
- a CDS encoding sigma-70 family RNA polymerase sigma factor, translating into MAKSTKTNSATSTFPSRDPSSKSEQKRIESREEDALLIRRALTGDQRSYKKLRQKYHESIYNLIYRMIRDKDEVEDLTQEAFIKAFMSLSSFNDEFAFSTWLYKIATNNCIDYIRRKKLLTFSIDKPIESKESDYTYELPDSTYEPDQDLIDRQRKKLLEDAIDSLPAKYRHVIHLRHVEEKEYQEIAAILKLPLGTVKAHIFRAREMLNKFLRDRLRHY
- a CDS encoding LiaF-related protein translates to MTRTSEKEVAVSLDASFGTFNILKGDRNKIVAAEYCREADDKRQLEMFYDIEDDRGNLEINLTDEKRQKARRSSSISWEELKGEHSHPDERHLTAKFTDAVPLSMKIGVGAGRAILDFTGLKMKNLKVSAGASSAELHCDEPNTISCEYVTIESGVSKFSASHLTNLNFRKLKFSGGVGAYTLDFAGTLQQKAYAEVEVGLGAITVYVPKATPTRIITDDSWFSSVDVDDNYEKTRKNTYESENFAQSERTLTIKIGSGLGSIKVRCR